A stretch of DNA from Vidua chalybeata isolate OUT-0048 chromosome 3, bVidCha1 merged haplotype, whole genome shotgun sequence:
GGCTTTAATATTAAATGTAAGTGGGAACTGGGTGGTGATGGAGTCCTGGTTTGTGCCAGGACAGGTTATTGCTGGCAGGATGTTCTCAGGTACTTGGTGCAATCCAGTTTCAAATGCCCCTGGTGGTGGGGAATGTTGGGAAGTGAATTCAGCCAGTCATCCCTCTTAGCTGTCACTGCCACTCACAGCCTGAAAAGAAGCAGTTGAGTATGGGAGAGGGCTGAGCTGTCCAGTACCTTTGTACAGAGGGCATGTGGGCAAACATGGGAACTGGGCACTTGCAGGTCAGGAGCAAAAGGCCCAGGGCAGGTTTTTCCTACTGCTTAGTGAAGCCACGTGCCTGCCAACCACTCCTAATAGATAAAAAAATACCTTGAGATAGTGTTATCCACCCCTTTTGAGAATGGAAATGCTAAATAAGCCTAACATGTAGTTTCTGGTCTTAAAAGGAAAACCTAGTATTTCTGCCTCAACAGAGATGTTGCTGCTGATTGTGTTGGCATGCAGAGAAGTATTTGTTATCTGCCCGTAGACATTTATGGATACCAAGAGTTAGGAAAACTAATTCCAATACTTAAAAGTGAAAAAGGCTGACACGATCTCTGTAGTCTAGGTCTGTTACAGTTTTGCCACTAGGATCTGTTTGGAGACATCAGTGTCATCTGGGCTGTTTTAAATGCTTATCCTCCAGGGAGGTAGAGGCAAACACAGACCAACATCTTGAGGGAATATATGAACGTCCTCCACCTCCAGCCACTGCTGTGTTGTTGATCACAGCTGCCTCTCATGGGGATTGCTGAAGAGTTGCTGacctgtttgttttctttgcgGTTTAGATAATTGCAAAGAGGGGGAGCGACTACATCTTGAAACATGCCCCAGAGATGCACCGAGAACAGCAAGGCCTGAGCGCTAAGGAAGCAGTGCTGAAGTTCATTAAAGAGTCCTGCCTGCTGGAAGATGTGCCCGTCCACTTCTACAGGCTGCAGAAGGTTAAACAAAGAGCTTCTTATTTTGAACTTCTCTCCCATCATTAATTGAATGCACCatggcatttttctctttctgtttgtttgagAGACAGTTGCCTCTGATTTAGAGAGGCAAAACAAATCTAAAATGCTCAACCAAATGAGGGCTGTCCCCACAAACAAATCCAATATACAGACCTCACCAATATACAGATGTAGCTGGAATCTAGTTTTGTTCCTCAGCCAAGGAACTGGCCACAGGAATGGCAAAACTTCATATTTGTCCCTGCCTGTCAGTCGAATTGCACCAGAGAATCAATtaagcctttattttttccttgttgtaGTTCATTGAAATAATGACAAGAGGTCGGCCAGCTTTCACACAAATGTCGTGTAATAACTGAAGGTGACACTGAGTCATTCCAACTTTTGTATCCCATTCCTTCTCCAACCCTGCCAGAGTGGCTGgcattttttcagctgtgtgcTTTTCTTGGCAGTTTTGAATTCCTACATTGTTCCTTGTTAGACTCCTTACCCAAACCTGCTTATACAGAAGGTGCTTCATTTTCACGTGCTGAGTGTTTAGATCTAGAAATGGGACTAATGAGAAGTTTTCTGTTCCACTTATGTGAGTGAAACCTGCCTATGCAATTAGGAATGGCTTaggctttttttccaaatggagATACTCTCCTCTGTCAGACTCATAATTAAGCTTCTTGGGTTTTTGTGCTCAGTGGCAATTATGTCTGGGAAGTATACCTGTACTTTCAACATCTCTAACAGCTCTAGTTACTGAAGAAACATGCATTTtctagagaaaataaatgttgatCAGTAGTCCAGGCTTATTTGCTTGCAAACCAAAGATGCTCACCTACCTTTCTTCTGTTCTCTGTTTTGATTCTTAATGCTGTTAGTGATGCAGTCATGAGAGAGTTAGTTACACTTGAATGCCATAAGAAATCCAGCTGGCAGGACATGATACATTTTATATCTGAAAACACCAAGGCTGTGAAATTGGTTGCTCTTAATATTTAAATTCCTGTCTGACTTGAATTTAGGATTTAGGCATCATGTACTCTTCCATGTGTTGTTTGATCCTTAATAGTCTTATTCCTGCTGTGTGACACAGTTACCTCATTTTGTGGTGAGAGATGCTCCTCCTAGGTGATGCTTGCATCACAGATTGCCTGAGCAAGTGCAGAGGAGTGCCAGGTGAAGGTGTTAGTGTTCTGATTGCTCTGAGATTTCAGAAGCAGTCACTTTTGTCTTAACACCCTCTTCATGGCTTCTACTGAGGTTCGgagctgcaaaagaaaacacaacacaCCCCGTATCTGTCATTCAGACCAATACTGATTTACAAAGCTCTTTGTCCTTAGgaggcagaaaatatttcttattattttttaatttttcttactttGAGCTGAAGACATGGATGGTACCAGGGACAAAGGGGGAGGTAATGTGATGGCATAAGACTTGTGCCTTGCAAGCCAGATAAGGAGAGAATGTTGTGACATTAAGTTTGAGCTCTGTGAGCCCATACATCTTTACCCCCACATTTTCTCTCTACTTTTCCTcctaacaaaaaaaatgcatgtgttCTCCTCCCTAACTCTGCTGTGTTAGGAGAAGCTGAAAGAATTAGTTTAtgatattttttggttttcaagCAAAAGAATCTGAATAGAGGCCAAGTATGTAGTACCAAGATGCAGCAGGAGTTAAAAGTCAGATAGTATTTCAACCCAGGTAATAAAACTCATGTAAAACCACCTACTCCCAACACCAAGGTCGAATGTTAGAATGAAAGTCCCAGTAACTGGGCATTGATTAGCTCTCCCCCAGCCAAGGGACATCTAAGATCTAGCAAATCCCTGGATGGGAGCAGCCGTGCTGTGGCAAGGAGAGGGGAATGGGCTCCTCTTCTGTTTTGGGCTCTCTGTCAGCTGGAGAGCAAGAGTGGTGCATGTTcatggggacagcagagacAGCACGTGGTTACGAGAGAGTTTACAAGGTACCTCTGAGAACAATAATTGTCCACATTCTCAAATCACTAAAGCTACAGGATTCCCTGTTCCAGGGCAACTAGGACATATGCTGTGAAATGCCTGAGCCTCCCAGCATGAGGGGATTTTAGGTGTAGGTATTTCAGGGGTCAACAAGGCAAGGTGCACTTAACAAacataataaaaaccaaatgaGCTGATGGCATCTGTGTGATGAGGAGTCCTGCTACCTCTCCTGCAGTAGGTGCCAGAACAAGAGCGTGGTCTTTGTAGATTAACCTTTGACTCTTCTGTTCTTTTAGGATAAGAAGGAGGATCGACCGACAGTTATCCTGGGCCTGACCCTGAGAGGAATGCACATCTATCAGGTAACAGACTGCTGTGAAAGCCTTCTGGTGTAGCATTAACTCTGCCCAGTTCCCTGTCCTCCCCCCTCACCGTggctcctctgcctcccctgcAAACCCCAGGCTCCACATATCTCAAATTCTTGGTTGTTTGCAAATTCTTTGCACATCGCTGATTCCACCCTGTACCTGCCAGTCCCTGTGTCACTCTGAGTTTGATGTGTTGCAGGAGGTGAATCACGTTCGCCAGCTCCTCTACGACTTTCCCTGGTCACACATCGGGAAGCTGGCCTTTCTGGTGAGTGTGATGGAATGGAGGCCATCTGCCAGTGGCTGCCAGCCTGGGACGTGGCAGAGATGTCggcctgcctgtgctgctgcgTTAGGGCCTGTCACTTGCATGCATGAGACCACAGCTATCTCTGGTAGCTGTGTGGCCGAAAATGTGCTCTTGCTCATTTCTTTGGCATCTTTCCTCTTtgtgcaggggaaaaaatttgAAATCCAGCCAGATGGTTTGCCCTCTGCACGGAAACTGGTTTACTACACGGGTTGCCCCTTCAGGTCACGCCATTTGCTGCAGCTACTCAGCAACAGCCACCGGCTCTTTCTGAATATTCAGCCAGTTTTGAAGCAGATCCAAAAACTGGAGGAGGCTGAAGGTATGTTAGGGAACACCCAAGTGAGTTTAGTAAGAGGAAGAGTACAGTGTGTTAATCTCTCCTGTTGTTTCATGGTGCCTACTCTCATCTAATTAATGGTGTTTCTGCTTTATCAGGGAGCCAGTAATAGAAGCAGAGGTGTTAGGTACGTTTCAAGGCCATTCCTAAGAAGTATTTATGGCTCCCACATTGTAGACTGTGATCAGAAATTGTGTTTGTGTGAGAGCAGTAGAGGGATATCTCCTTTCGAGTGGCTCCTGTCTTTCCCGTCAGTGGGGTTACAGCAGTGGCCTTGAGCTGTGTGGGTGCAACCAGTGGCACGTGCCAGTCACCTGTAGAAAGGCTCACTGATCAAGTGCCTTGGGCAAAAAGCCCTCGGTTGTTTTGTGTCTGTTAGTGTCGCTTGGATGTCTTAATCCAAGCGACCCTCAGCAGATACATGCCATGGGAGAAATAATAAATCATTACTAAATACCAGCCACAGGAATCTTGTTCTGAGCTGACTTCATGTAGTGGTGGGTATTTCAAGAACCAATCAGTGCATCTGATTTTAAAGACTAAGCATCGAATTTCACTGTTTCACTTTTTTcgtttgcttttgttttgctttgttgttaTTGACCTTCACTCTGAAACCTACTGTTTTCTGTATCATAACAGCCTCTACCTGCCTGTTCTAATTTAGGAGATGCTGGGTTACTGCGAGTATGACTAATTCTTTTACAACCACCTGAGCATCCATCTGTTGAGCAAACAACATACAAAGCTGTCCCTGTATTTGTTCAGTAGCTGCAGCGGTTGTTGCTTAGTTGTTGGCTGATGCCAACAGAACTTCCCAAATATATTTCGTTACCCTTCCTTAAAGTTCTTACTggtttttccctcctttcttcctcagaGAAGAAGCGCTACAGGGAGTCCTACATCAGTGACACTCTAGACATGGACCTGGACCCGTGTGACAAGAACTCCCGTGGCAGCGGGAGCAGCGGGGGCAGCCGCAGGGATAACCGCCTCTCGCGCCAGTCCACCGGGAGTCACGGCAGCTCCCACACCTCGGGCATCGAGGCTGACTCCAGGCACCGCGTGTCTGTGGAAATGTCGGTGGATGAGCCCTTCAGCATTGACCGGGTGCACAGGAAAGAGAAATCCTGCAGCTCAACCATCAGCTACGGTAGCTCTGGCATTGACAGTGGCAGCAAAGGGCGGGCTGAAGATGACGCTCAGGATGATGGTAAAGAATTTGGATATGTGGAGCAACTTCTAAGCCAACTTTTGTCTCctcctgcaggagggcagggagtaAGAGACTGTACAGCAGCTTGGAGCACAAGTGTAATGCTAACcattctcctgctgctctcttccTCCTAGAGCTTGAGCTGGCAGTAGATGAGCCAGAGGAGATGCCTGTAGATGAGCCTTTAGAGGGAGACCAGTTAGAGGAGGCCACTGTGGGAGAATCTGTTGAATCCCTGCCTCTAGATGCTGCTAGCTGCCAAGGTGAGAtggctttctgctgctgctcaatGCCGTTCTTTAAGGCTCTGGCAATAAGCATAATCTGAGGGATCTACAAAAACTCTTATCTCCTTCTAAACAGCTGCCAGTGCTATTTACTGCCCTATTGCAACAGGATTTGCAGGCAGCTCATCTAGAGTTTACAGGCCAGCATTCTGTATTGTATGTacagtgctgctctcctctgtgctcctcaaAGTCTCCCTTCTCTAAATGTGCCAAGCTTATTTTCAGTTAATGACAAAAAGGTAATTGAGGTAAACTTTTTCTAGGGAAGTAATATGCTTTAGTATCTTGTATGCCACAAAACAGCCAAGGGGCTCAACTGCAGAATAATGGGATGGTCACAGGAATTCTTAGGTAAAGTTTTGTGGCTTGTGATACAGGGAATGCTAGGCAACAGGGTTTATGGAGGAGTTGTCTGGCCTTAATATATACAGCCTTTATAGCAAAGCAAGAAGGGTGAAAATGGGATAAATTGGCAAGAAACTGTTTTCTTGAAAGTTTTCAAACATTGATCTTTACGGCCAAAAATGAGTATTTGTGAGCAAAACTCCTGGAGCACTGAGGGTGCTTAGTGATGTATATTTGTCTTAAGAGGATACCACTGTTTGAATGTGGCCTGTGAGAACAACTTCCCTTTTCTACAGCCCACCAAACCTCAAACTTGCAATGCTTTTCACTTCTTGCTTCTCCTTTGCAGCTATAAATCAGGAATCTCTGTCTGTGGTGCAAGTCACACTAATCAAAATGAGAGGCCAAAGTGTGGAATCCCTTCACCAGGTAAGGAAGAGGTTGCTCAGCAGGAGGGTCTGTGTGTGAGCATTGAACTGAGGTCTAGTGTAATGAGGTCTAGTTGCAAACTTGATCATCTTGAAGCCAGAAGAAGCTTACATCAGAGTAAAACCAGATGCTCAAGCTCTAGTTGTTATATCATTTGTGTGATTATAGTCTGTGTGTACTGAAGTCTTTGTCAAGGTTTTCTTTTCATCAAACATTTGAGAAAGGCAAACTATATTTGGCAAAGTACGTCACAGAAGGAATTATATTTGGAAGAAGcttattaaaatgtctttttaagaCTTCTTTTCAAAGTATAGCTGTACCCACTGCAGTAGaaatgttgtggttttttgaaaaaaacccagtcgaacaaaacaaaaaccacaaaaaaagcaCCTCTactctttcttccctctcttaATCGAAATTTGCCTTACGTGCTGAGAGAATTCTAAAACTCATAACAAGGATTTCAATCACTTCTTAGgactttgtttttaattttgcatgttTCTTTCTGGACCCAgtcaaaaattaaagaaattttcatttatctGCAAAATAGTCCATTAAGTGCTGTAGGAGATTTGAACAAAATCTTGGttattttttccaaagctaAAGACCATACAGTACAAATCATAATGAATTTATTCCTCTATTTGAGTGGAAGACTTAACAGCTCATGGCTGGAAGTAGGCATCTTGCTTAAAGCTGTGATGTTTTTAAAGTTACTGCTGTTATCATGCTTATGCTGTTAAATGATCATGAAAATGGTTCTGCTCAACACAGGACTGTCTATATGATTGCAAAGACCTGGCTACCACTTTAGTGCATCACATACTTGGTGCCTCCTTAAAAAACTGTCAAAATCTTCCTTACAAGGCCATGTAACTAAATGCTGCCTTAGAGTTGATTAGACAGTGCAATGTATTCCTGTTCCTGGGAGTACAGCTGAATCAGCATCACATTTCCTCAGGGTAGTTTTTAAATTCCCTTCCCTTGGCAGTGAGAGAAGTGATACTGGGAGAAAGTCTCCTGTAATGCTAATGAAAGTGTCTTGGTTTCAAAATTCTTGAAATTAGCCTTAATATTAGCATTTAACAGGTGATTATTAAAGAGGCAGAGCAAGTAAAAAATACAATTGTTAAAGCTGGAAATACTCTCAATTGGTCAATAATTCCTTCATAGAGGCTTGTGTAGCAAGATGATGCCTCTGGGACTTACTGCTGATTTGTTGCTGCTCTTTATGGAAGAGTGTAATGTAGATGAAACTGTGGCAATTACTGGACACTGTAATGCATTAGTTTGCATGGTTGCCTTCTGAACCTTCCTTTCAGCTCATTAGACTTAATGTGTTCAGGCACTTGGCGTAGTTTTTTGTTAAGTGCACTTTGTCCATTTGAGGACAACTGCTTGGATCTGCCAAGAAGTGTGAGGTCATTCAGGTGTCAGTATATGTCAAGTGTTTCATCCATTGTACTGGACACTTGAGGACACAGGGCAGACAGATCAGGATCCAGCTCAACGTGGCATGGCAGCTTAATGCGCTTGTAATTTCTGAATTGTTCACAGCTCCTTCTTTAAGCCAACATCTTTCAGAAGGCTGGTGAGGCTCTTTTGAAAGAGGGGAAGAACAATTTTGAGAAACTTTTAGCATGCACAGCCAGCATCCTTAGGCTATGTCTGAGCTCATTGTTTTTATTCGTGTGTGTCTTGCTGAACTGGCAGGTCAGATCGCCCAAAAGCCGGAGCTGCATggaccagcacagccagagTTTGGATGACATCCGCTTGTACAAGCGCCGGCAGCCGTCGCTAAGTGCCACATTGTCTTCAGACACGTCCCACAGCTACACCTTCGGCTGCAGCCTCGAGGATAAGCTGTCTGTCTACGGCTGTGTGTATTCCACAGCGGACTGCAAAACCAAGTCTGCCCTTTACGGGAAGCGATCCATGAACTGCCTCTCCTTGGATCTTCTGGGAGAGGACCAGCTCCCAGAGGAGTTTGTGGTGTAATGAGATTGGAGCTCTTCCATACCAGGAAATAGCTCATCATGGCAATATATACCTCATTAACACATGTGATGTCACTCTGGTTCTTGCAGGAGACGGTGAGCGGCTTTGTTATTCAGCTCCGTATCAGTAAGTGGCATCACTTCTGCAGACCTGGCTACAGGGCAAATCAACTGGAGTGTAGCACTTAACACTGGCATTGGTAGTGTCTGTCTGAGCAGAAAATGGAAGTGGCCTGCACTCTTAGCAGGGACACAACCaacataaaaaccaaaaaagagaGGACCAAAACTGACACTGAGCTAGTAAAGCAAACTTTGTCTAAATGGATTAATCAGAAATTTAAAGTCTATgtcattttcctgcctttctcttGTGGTCCATGTCTCTTAATTTTAGTGTACAGATAGTTTGTCTTCAGTTTGTGCTGCTGCAACGTTGCCAACAGCTGTCAGGCCAGTATATACTCTTAGCACATTTGGAGGGCTGTGTATGGAAGTGTCTGGCCTGCTTCAGTTGTAATGAACACAATTTGCTTATTGGCTGCACTGGGCACAAGACCTGCTCTGCCAGGAgttgtttcttcttttgctgttgttattttgtTGTAAACATCCAGCCAAATACAATGTgtggtctttattttttttttttctttattgcaaCAAATGGAACGGACTGTCAGCTGTCTACTACTGTTGTGATGCAGATTTGCATTATATCATTGGGGAGATAGGGAGGAGATAAATCAAATGACTTGGCTGCTTCTGAGAGTACAGAGGGCAATAGCATTAATTGACAGGCTTTTGAAGAGAGGAGTGTGACTGGAGAATTTGTCCAGGCATGATCACCCCTTACTTTGATTCATATTTTAatgctgttcttttctttgtttttaataaatctgttccttagatttttttcccctctccttaGGAGGCAGGTAAGGACTGGAAAAAGTCACTTTGCAAGGACAGACAGAGTGACTGTGTCCTACTTAGTCATGGATAGGTCATACAGGTATGTGTGtgtggtgctgcagggctgaTGACAGTGCAAGTGTAAGGAGTTTGTGTGCCAGACCAAGGGTACTTGTTTTGGTGATCTTGAGAGTGGTGgatctggctgtgctggctctcaCTAGGGAAATAATCACAATTATGCTGTTTGATTCAAGCATTTGGTGTGGAAAACAT
This window harbors:
- the FRMD1 gene encoding FERM domain-containing protein 1 isoform X1 — its product is MSRTLLAGRMQPEIRSVCVFLPTREQLSLAVGVKATGQELFQQVCDLVKIKEPHFFGLSIVKNNEYVFIDLEQKLSKYFSKEWKKETTKGTEKFSPPFVAFFRVQYYVENGRVIGDKVARQLYYCHLKEQVLMSHCNHKEEIYFLLAAYSLQADLGNYREKVHAGKYFEPQAYFPQWIIAKRGSDYILKHAPEMHREQQGLSAKEAVLKFIKESCLLEDVPVHFYRLQKDKKEDRPTVILGLTLRGMHIYQEVNHVRQLLYDFPWSHIGKLAFLGKKFEIQPDGLPSARKLVYYTGCPFRSRHLLQLLSNSHRLFLNIQPVLKQIQKLEEAEEKKRYRESYISDTLDMDLDPCDKNSRGSGSSGGSRRDNRLSRQSTGSHGSSHTSGIEADSRHRVSVEMSVDEPFSIDRVHRKEKSCSSTISYGSSGIDSGSKGRAEDDAQDDELELAVDEPEEMPVDEPLEGDQLEEATVGESVESLPLDAASCQAINQESLSVVQVTLIKMRGQSVESLHQVRSPKSRSCMDQHSQSLDDIRLYKRRQPSLSATLSSDTSHSYTFGCSLEDKLSVYGCVYSTADCKTKSALYGKRSMNCLSLDLLGEDQLPEEFVV
- the FRMD1 gene encoding FERM domain-containing protein 1 isoform X2, with translation MSRTLLAGRMQPEIRSVCVFLPTREQLSLAVGVKATGQELFQQVCDLVKIKEPHFFGLSIVKNNEYVFIDLEQKLSKYFSKEWKKETTKGTEKFSPPFVAFFRVQYYVENGRVIGDKVARQLYYCHLKEQVLMSHCNHKEEIYFLLAAYSLQADLGNYREKVHAGKYFEPQAYFPQWIIAKRGSDYILKHAPEMHREQQGLSAKEAVLKFIKESCLLEDVPVHFYRLQKDKKEDRPTVILGLTLRGMHIYQEVNHVRQLLYDFPWSHIGKLAFLGKKFEIQPDGLPSARKLVYYTGCPFRSRHLLQLLSNSHRLFLNIQPVLKQIQKLEEAEEKKRYRESYISDTLDMDLDPCDKNSRGSGSSGGSRRDNRLSRQSTGSHGSSHTSGIEADSRHRVSVEMSVDEPFSIDRVHRKEKSCSSTISYGSSGIDSGSKGRAEDDAQDDAINQESLSVVQVTLIKMRGQSVESLHQVRSPKSRSCMDQHSQSLDDIRLYKRRQPSLSATLSSDTSHSYTFGCSLEDKLSVYGCVYSTADCKTKSALYGKRSMNCLSLDLLGEDQLPEEFVV